The proteins below come from a single Myripristis murdjan chromosome 10, fMyrMur1.1, whole genome shotgun sequence genomic window:
- the zic6 gene encoding zic family member 6, protein MTSLSRFSGCPLSCVNPGESNTEPSVVLPPLAGEHMGHPTGSSLKLCPSHNLRDYPETRSSAYVDHSVPHFSDSGYPSHRLEHSPRGIIIGANLSGAGMPPVTDQLASRPNQHGGIGRYRDFPGCRDSRSHAFFTTYQEQAHGSSDANLGSQMMLGLPGDLLTRTHPYGQTISPRGNSQQLVTQFLGLYKPLNMAIQRGGGDAFLRCSKQNVKHELVCKWSDGQEGAGKLPCSRAFGTMYELVTHVTVEHVGGPEHSEYVCHWENCQRDRKPFKAKYKLVNHVRVHTGEKPFPCPFHGCEKVFARSENLKIHKRTHTGEKPFKCEFEGCNRRFANSSDRKKHSHVHSSDKPYMCKVRGCDKCYTHPSSLRKHMKLHCNKAHVAKSGDVRPGDGEHLAEARSPQVPDGAQPSPSQPPTSTQDVPMSPESRDESTLRSRFHHTFDNSLDYSTHRSQPLLDPLLIQRGSYRSQSSQYPCGQTGHTFAQSSRTFSSTSPFQKSLVNGWYTCHSGVDSFSPKQCNNIQSI, encoded by the exons atgacaagCCTGTCGAGGTTTAGTGGCTGCCCTCTCTCTTGCGTCAACCCCGGGGAGAGCAATACTGAACCCAGCGTGGTGCTGCCACCTTTGGCAGGAGAGCACATGGGGCACCCCACTGGCAGTTCCTTAAAACTCTGCCCCTCGCACAATTTGCGAGACTACCCCGAGACGAGGTCCAGTGCATATGTTGACCATTCGGTTCCCCATTTTTCAGACTCTGGATACCCCAGCCACCGGTTAGAGCACAGCCCTAGGGGCATTATCATTGGAGCCAATCTTTCTGGAGCCGGCATGCCACCCGTCACTGATCAACTGGCATCAAGACCTAACCAACATGGCGGGATTGGGAGGTATCGTGACTTTCCTGGCTGCAGAGACAGCAGAAGCCATGCTTTTTTCACAACTTATCAGGAGCAGGCCCATGGCTCCTCCGACGCAAATCTCGGCAGTCAGATGATGTTGGGTCTACCTGGGGACCTCCTCACTCGGACTCACCCTTATGGCCAAACTATCAGCCCAAGGGGAAACAGCCAGCAGCTTGTCACCCAATTCCTGGGTCTGTACAAACCTCTGAACATGGCAATTCAGCGTGGAGGAGGCGACGCTTTCCTCAGGTGCTCCAAACAAAATGTGAAGCACGAGCTGGTGTGCAAGTGGAGTGACGGCCAAGAGGGGGCTGGGAAGCTGCCCTGCTCCAGAGCCTTCGGGACCATGTATGAACTTGTCACCCATGTGACAGTGGAGCATGTCGGAGGACCAGAGCACTCTGAATATGTGTGTCACTGGGAGAATTGTCAGAGGGACAGAAAGCCTTTTAAAGCTAAATACAAGCTGGTGAACCACGTCAGAGTCCACACAGGGGAAAAGCCCTTTCCCTGCCCCTTCCACGGCTGTGAGAAAGTTTTTGCAAGATCAGAAAATCTTAAAATCCACAAGAGGACTCACACAG GTGAAAAACCTTTTAAATGCGAGTTCGAGGGCTGCAACCGGAGGTTTGCGAACAGCAGCGACCGAAAGAAGCATTCTCACGTGCACTCCAGTGATAAACCCTACATGTGCAAAGTCAGGGGCTGCGACAAGTGTTACACCCACCCGAGTTCCCTGCGAAAGCACATGAAGCTGCATTGCAACAAGGCCCATGTCGCCAAAAGCGGTGATGTGCGCCCTGGCGACGGGGAGCACCTTGCAGAGGCCAGGTCACCCCAGGTCCCGGATGGAGCCCAGCCCAGCCCCTCGCAGCCCCCCACCTCGACTCAAGATGTCCCCATGTCCCCAGAGAGTCGAGACGAGTCAACCCTGAGGTCACGTTTCCATCACACGTTTGACAACAGTTTGGACTACTCGACACACAGGTCACAGCCCCTCTTGGACCCCTTGTTGATACAGAGAGGCAGCTACAGGTCCCAGTCCTCCCAGTACCCCTGCGGCCAGACAGGCCACACTTTTGCCCAGAGTTCAAGGACTTTTTCCTCAACCTCCCCCTTTCAGAAAAGTCTTGTTAATGGGTGGTACACATGCCACAGCGGCGTTGACTCTTTCTCACCAAAGCAATGTAATAACATACAATCTATTTGA